In the genome of Streptobacillus ratti, the window CACTTGCACCTGTTCCACAAGCTAAAGTTAGACCAGCACCTCTTTCAAAAGTCATAATATTTACTTCTTCACTGTTTTTAACATAAACAAAATTTACATTAGTACCCTTAGGAAATACTTCCTTATTCTCTTCTATACTTTTACCATATTTAATAACAAAGTCCTCATTTAATTCTTCTTTATCAATAAATATAACTACATGATCAGTACCAGTAAAAGTATAAATATATTCAAATGTTCTATCAATGGCTTTTATAGTTCTAATTTCAGTTGTATTAATTGCACTACCCATATCTACAGAAACACAAAAATCATCTTTTTCTGCTTTAATTATCCTTATTTTCTTAATACCTGATAATGTATCTATTAAAATTTCATCATCTTTTGATATTAAATTATGATTATATAAATAATGGGTATAACATCTAATTCCATTACCACACATTGACGCTAAAGAACCGTCTGCGTTATAGAAGTGCATATAAAATTTTTCATTTTTCTTTTTAAGAATAATTACACCATCAGCACCTATAGACTTTCTTCTTTCACAGTATTTAATAACATCATTAGAACTTAAATCTTCTTCTGTAATTATAAAGTCATTACCAAGTCCACTGTATTTTTCAAATTCCATACCTATATCAGTCCTTTTTGAATAAATAACTCTCTTAGTCTATTTTTAGTTTCATCAGTTGCAGATAATAAAGGTTCTCTAACTCCATCATTTTCAAGTAATCCTAATATATTCATAGCAGATTTAATAGTTACAGGATTTCCAGCTATAAACATTGATTTATGTATATCATACATAAATTGATGTAATTTAAATCTTTCTTCCCCCTCTAATTCAAATTGCATTGCTACTTGTTTTGGAAAAGCATTTGCAGTAACAGAAATTACTCCACATGAACCAATAGCTTGCATAGGTAACATAAAATTATCTTCTCCTGATATCACAGCAAAATCCTTATCAACCCTATTTATTATTTCTATCATTTGATCCATATTACCTGTAGCTTCTTTTATTCCAACTATATTTTTTACTTTAGATAACTCAACAGTTGTTTCTACTTCCATATTAACACCTGTTCTTGATGGCACATTATAAAGTATTACATCTACACCAACTTCAGCTATCTTTTTATAATGATTAATTATTTCTCTTTGTGTTGGTTTATTGTAATATGGAGTTACAGAAAGTACTGCGTCAACTCCTAAATTTTTACATATCTTAGTTAAATATATTGCCTTTTCAGTTGAATTTGAACCAGCACCAGCAATTACTTGTATTTTACCCTTTGCCTCATCTATAACTGTTTTTATAGCTAAAATATATTCTTCTTCACTCATAGTTGCAGTTTCTCCAGTCGTTCCACAAACAACAATACCTTTTGTCATATTATCTATATGAAATCTAACAAGTTCCCTAATTTTTTCAACATCTAATTTTAAATCTTTATCAAAAGGTGTTACTAATGCTACATAGCTTTTTGTATACTTCATTTTAAACCTCTTTCCTCAAAATAATAAAAAGTGTCAACTGTATCTAATAAATATCCGTCTACACCTATTTCATCTAATTTTTTTTGATAGTTTTTAATAATTTTTTTCCATTCATTATTCCAATATTTTACTATATAGTTTCCTGACCAATCCTTATTTTCTTCTACTATCCAATCAGGATATTTATCATTCCAACTTTTTTCCCAGTAATAACGATAATCTTCTGCCTCTCCTATACTAAAATATGCTATTACTAATCTTCTATTTCCTGAACTCTTTTTCTTTAAATTTTCAATCTGATTTTTTGAAAAAAACTTTCCATTTATAGATGGTTCTATTAACAAAATATCAAAATCTGTATTTTTTAAAGCTTTCATATATTCTTCTAAATTCTTAAAATTTTCTGGATTTAATAAACATAAAAAATTTTTAGCATCACTTAAAGAATTAATATCATTTTGGTTAAATTCTTTAACAGGTTTATATATTTCCTTTGCTTCAAATGAAGGTAATAATTCATTCACAAAATTAAATTTTTTACTTTCATTTTCTAAATTCTTTTTTGTATTTTCTCCTATCCCATAATT includes:
- the dapF gene encoding diaminopimelate epimerase — its product is MEFEKYSGLGNDFIITEEDLSSNDVIKYCERRKSIGADGVIILKKKNEKFYMHFYNADGSLASMCGNGIRCYTHYLYNHNLISKDDEILIDTLSGIKKIRIIKAEKDDFCVSVDMGSAINTTEIRTIKAIDRTFEYIYTFTGTDHVVIFIDKEELNEDFVIKYGKSIEENKEVFPKGTNVNFVYVKNSEEVNIMTFERGAGLTLACGTGASAVALISNMLSKTNNKVKTYLLGGTLEIEIKNDTIFMNGPSEMIYKGSVK
- the dapA gene encoding 4-hydroxy-tetrahydrodipicolinate synthase, with translation MKYTKSYVALVTPFDKDLKLDVEKIRELVRFHIDNMTKGIVVCGTTGETATMSEEEYILAIKTVIDEAKGKIQVIAGAGSNSTEKAIYLTKICKNLGVDAVLSVTPYYNKPTQREIINHYKKIAEVGVDVILYNVPSRTGVNMEVETTVELSKVKNIVGIKEATGNMDQMIEIINRVDKDFAVISGEDNFMLPMQAIGSCGVISVTANAFPKQVAMQFELEGEERFKLHQFMYDIHKSMFIAGNPVTIKSAMNILGLLENDGVREPLLSATDETKNRLRELFIQKGLI
- a CDS encoding endo alpha-1,4 polygalactosaminidase — encoded protein: MRKYFMIFCFLIFSFNIFSQEIYKNKMRDLIRELRENTSKDKIIITQNGNSIYFNNGNIDEEFFQVTNGTTQESLFYGDELKFNKQTSLKLKNELLDMIIPIRRSGKVVLTINYGIGENTKKNLENESKKFNFVNELLPSFEAKEIYKPVKEFNQNDINSLSDAKNFLCLLNPENFKNLEEYMKALKNTDFDILLIEPSINGKFFSKNQIENLKKKSSGNRRLVIAYFSIGEAEDYRYYWEKSWNDKYPDWIVEENKDWSGNYIVKYWNNEWKKIIKNYQKKLDEIGVDGYLLDTVDTFYYFEERGLK